In the genome of Coleofasciculus sp. FACHB-1120, one region contains:
- a CDS encoding ABC transporter permease — MQTNRIQPVLLPILSPLVAIASALIVGAILILLAKANPITAYSILFKESLADYYGFANTIAKTAPLLLASLGVLVPLKAGLFNIGAEGQIYLGGLGSALVGLYLQGLPPLIHVPLALLGGFLLGSIWGLIPGYLKAVRGVNEVITTLLLNYVALNFVGYLVNNPLKAPGAPSAYSPLIAESARLPIILPQTQAHAGIFIGLLATGLLWVLLTRSPLGYQIEAVGQNPIAARYAGMSVERTIIAVMAFAGGLAGLAGAGEVMGLKYRLFDRFSPGYGFDAIAIALLSRGNLASIVLTSLFFGILRSGANVMQRSANVPVTVVYAIQGLTVLFIAISFAVERQMKLKT, encoded by the coding sequence ATGCAAACTAATCGGATTCAACCTGTACTGCTGCCAATTTTATCGCCCCTAGTAGCGATCGCATCCGCCCTCATCGTCGGCGCTATTCTTATCTTGCTGGCAAAGGCGAATCCCATCACCGCCTACAGCATTCTATTTAAAGAATCTCTCGCAGACTACTACGGCTTTGCCAATACCATTGCAAAAACCGCACCGTTGCTGTTAGCGAGTTTGGGGGTGCTGGTGCCGTTGAAGGCGGGTTTATTTAATATTGGCGCAGAAGGGCAGATTTACCTGGGGGGACTCGGTAGCGCCTTGGTGGGGTTGTATCTACAAGGATTACCCCCATTAATTCACGTACCGCTGGCGCTGCTGGGGGGATTTCTTTTAGGGTCAATTTGGGGATTAATTCCCGGTTATCTGAAAGCGGTGCGCGGTGTAAATGAGGTGATTACCACGCTGCTACTCAATTATGTGGCGCTGAACTTTGTCGGATATCTGGTGAATAATCCTTTGAAGGCACCAGGTGCGCCGAGTGCCTATTCTCCTTTAATCGCAGAATCCGCCCGATTACCGATTATTTTGCCCCAAACTCAAGCTCATGCGGGGATTTTTATCGGATTACTCGCTACAGGATTATTGTGGGTATTGCTGACGCGATCGCCTTTAGGATACCAAATCGAAGCCGTCGGACAAAATCCCATAGCCGCCCGTTACGCCGGGATGTCGGTAGAACGCACTATCATCGCTGTGATGGCATTTGCTGGAGGATTAGCAGGATTAGCAGGTGCGGGTGAAGTCATGGGGCTGAAATATCGGCTATTCGACCGTTTTTCACCCGGCTATGGATTTGACGCGATCGCGATCGCACTCCTGAGTCGCGGTAATCTTGCCAGTATCGTCCTCACTTCCCTATTCTTCGGTATCCTCCGCAGCGGCGCAAACGTCATGCAACGCAGCGCAAACGTTCCCGTTACCGTCGTTTACGCCATTCAGGGTTTAACCGTTTTATTTATTGCGATTAGTTTTGCAGTTGAACGTCAAATGAAGCTCAAGACTTAA
- a CDS encoding DUF1877 family protein codes for MGIEAKFKQVSPYLLEKLKKYPDFAQLFFDAKYLPDSPLWQKFTINSDDPDDVELFDEYSNFAAKTLQKLAVETLQKLKEEKPEEFEKLKADIPVIIEEGKAEYFDADKTWREIHFLLTGYDYSVRLNFLVGENEEDGLPSINAVLSGNEIEHEATYGLVRYLTADEVKQVAEALSKYSHAMIKERLKFRGWQEDYFDHLFDYKYYPLVRYYQDAAEKGNAMFLYLS; via the coding sequence ATGGGCATAGAAGCAAAGTTCAAACAAGTATCTCCATACCTGCTGGAAAAGCTAAAAAAATATCCTGACTTTGCACAATTGTTTTTTGATGCAAAATACCTGCCTGACTCACCTTTGTGGCAAAAGTTTACAATTAATTCAGATGATCCTGACGATGTTGAGTTGTTTGACGAGTACTCAAATTTTGCGGCAAAGACGTTGCAGAAATTAGCGGTAGAGACGTTGCAGAAATTAAAGGAGGAAAAGCCAGAGGAATTTGAGAAGCTTAAAGCAGATATACCTGTGATTATTGAAGAAGGGAAAGCTGAATATTTTGACGCTGATAAAACATGGCGTGAAATACACTTTTTACTCACAGGATATGATTACTCGGTTCGTCTCAACTTTTTAGTAGGAGAGAATGAGGAGGATGGTCTGCCTTCAATCAATGCTGTTTTAAGTGGAAACGAAATAGAACACGAGGCAACATACGGGTTGGTAAGATATTTGACGGCTGATGAAGTTAAGCAAGTAGCAGAGGCGTTATCAAAATATTCCCATGCAATGATTAAGGAAAGGTTGAAATTTAGAGGATGGCAAGAAGATTATTTCGATCATTTATTCGATTATAAGTACTATCCGCTTGTGAGATATTACCAAGATGCTGCTGAGAAGGGAAATGCAATGTTTCTCTACTTAAGTTAG
- a CDS encoding DUF1877 family protein, whose product MSTAIVLSQVSSKVLEKLKENPYAYDVFFEAITISDPNDWQEFKSVFYHQDFDEFKADVPRLLAEGKNRWLYLGENWQLIQFYLTATCGEEDLIFPNSYSKDENDLLRVNAVTSVNYLKYERYIRYFTVDEVKEVAEELSRVAQENDRERLRKICQKAKVNFREREYEDWLEYTDLFNELIDYYKDAAEKENAMLISIG is encoded by the coding sequence GTGTCAACAGCGATAGTTCTTTCTCAAGTATCTTCTAAAGTGTTGGAGAAGCTAAAAGAAAATCCTTATGCATATGATGTATTTTTTGAGGCAATAACCATATCTGATCCCAATGATTGGCAAGAATTTAAGTCTGTTTTTTACCACCAGGACTTTGACGAATTTAAAGCCGATGTTCCTCGCCTTTTGGCTGAGGGTAAAAATAGATGGTTATATCTTGGGGAGAATTGGCAACTAATCCAATTTTATCTTACAGCTACTTGTGGAGAAGAAGATTTAATTTTCCCAAATAGTTATAGCAAGGATGAAAATGATTTACTTCGAGTTAATGCTGTCACAAGTGTGAATTACCTGAAATATGAAAGGTATATAAGATACTTTACTGTTGATGAAGTCAAGGAGGTAGCAGAAGAATTATCGAGAGTTGCACAAGAAAATGATAGGGAAAGACTAAGAAAAATATGTCAAAAAGCTAAAGTAAATTTTCGGGAAAGAGAATATGAAGATTGGCTTGAATATACTGATTTGTTTAACGAATTGATAGATTATTACAAAGATGCTGCCGAAAAAGAAAATGCAATGTTAATATCTATTGGTTGA
- a CDS encoding histidine kinase: protein MLKPDYIKAALEKPTHSEASLQLLLFVDERPGSRKQIQQIQTYLESLKTEVPFELQMVEVGEQPYLAEHFKLVATPALIKIHPEPRQTLAGSNLIAQLKNCWPRWQLCAEEYQETLARERETDLPTTATENLAIRSVAHSAELIQLSDEIFRLKKEKEELLEQLQFKDRVLAMLAHDLRSPLTAASLAMETLELSLNTNNSNRHAKLTPALTEQLSKQARSQIRAMDRMIADILQAARGTSAQLHIQPHKLDLGALCHEVINSLKARCQGKSQSLETDIPQDLPYVYADEERVRQVIVNLLDNAIKYTPEGGRIQVAMLHRTTQKIQVSVGDTGFGIPAENQERIFEDRYRLERDKARDGYGIGLGLCQRIIRAHYGQIWVDSNLDKGSIFHFTLPVYR, encoded by the coding sequence GTGCTGAAACCAGATTACATAAAGGCAGCTCTTGAAAAACCTACCCATTCTGAAGCGTCGCTACAGTTACTGCTGTTTGTCGATGAGCGTCCGGGTTCGCGTAAACAGATCCAGCAAATCCAAACGTATCTGGAGAGCTTAAAGACTGAGGTTCCTTTTGAACTTCAGATGGTCGAGGTGGGGGAGCAGCCGTATTTAGCCGAACACTTTAAACTGGTGGCAACCCCAGCCTTGATCAAGATTCATCCAGAACCCCGACAGACGCTCGCTGGGAGTAATTTGATCGCTCAACTAAAGAATTGTTGGCCTCGCTGGCAACTGTGTGCTGAAGAATACCAGGAGACTTTAGCACGGGAACGGGAGACAGATTTACCGACCACTGCGACAGAAAATTTAGCGATTCGGTCTGTTGCTCATTCCGCAGAACTGATTCAACTGTCTGACGAAATTTTTCGCCTCAAGAAAGAAAAAGAAGAACTGCTGGAGCAGCTACAGTTCAAAGACCGGGTACTCGCCATGTTAGCTCACGACCTGCGGAGTCCCCTAACAGCCGCCTCTCTGGCAATGGAAACCTTGGAATTAAGCTTAAATACAAACAATAGCAACAGACACGCCAAGCTAACACCAGCACTGACCGAGCAGTTAAGCAAGCAGGCTCGTAGCCAGATCCGCGCGATGGATCGGATGATCGCAGATATTCTGCAAGCCGCCAGGGGTACGAGTGCCCAATTGCATATTCAACCGCATAAGTTAGACTTGGGGGCACTTTGTCATGAGGTCATTAATTCACTGAAAGCTCGGTGTCAGGGGAAATCTCAATCTTTGGAAACCGATATTCCCCAGGATTTGCCCTATGTCTATGCGGATGAAGAACGGGTGCGCCAAGTGATAGTCAACCTTCTGGATAACGCGATTAAGTACACGCCGGAAGGTGGCAGGATTCAAGTTGCAATGCTGCACCGCACGACTCAGAAAATTCAGGTGAGCGTTGGCGACACGGGTTTTGGTATCCCTGCGGAGAATCAAGAGCGTATCTTTGAAGATCGCTATCGCCTAGAGCGAGACAAAGCAAGAGATGGGTATGGGATTGGTCTTGGCTTATGCCAGCGGATTATTCGGGCGCATTATGGGCAGATTTGGGTAGACTCAAATCTCGATAAGGGCAGTATTTTTCACTTCACGCTGCCGGTTTACAGATAA